GCCTGACCGGCTCCAGCATTGCGCTTGGCGCCATTCTCGGCATGGCCGGCTATTTCGCTGGTGTGGTGCAGGCGCCAATGACCGCTTTCGTGATCATCATGGAAATGACCGCCAGCCATGATAGCGCCATCGCCATCATGACCGCAGCCATGCTGGGCTATGCGACGTCGCGGCTTCTGTCACGCGAACCGCTCTATCACGGCCTGTCGCGCCCATTCCTCGCCGAAGCGATCCGCGCCAGCCGGGCGGCGGAGCGCAGCCAAAGCTGACAGTTACAACAACTGCGAGAGGGATTGCACACTGGTATTGACGATAGACAGGGATTTGATGCCGAGTTGCTCCTTGGCCTGGAGGGCTTTCAGGCGGCTCGATTCCAGGTTCATGTCGGTATCGACCATGTTGCCGACGCCCTTGCTGATCGAGCCTTGCAGGTCCTTGGAAAATTCATACTGCATCTCCACCCGGTTGCTCATCGCACCCAGCGTACTCGCCACGCCATTCATCCGTTCGGCCATCGCATCAACCACCTTGATCATGTCATCGATATCGGCATTCGTGGTGCTGTCTTCCAGCCTGATCTCGTCATGAGTCGTAGAGGCCTTGGAGCCATTGAACATCACCCAGGTCTTGGCCGTGCCAAGCTCCGTCGCAAAGCCGGACCCGGTGAGAATACCCCCTTCCCCATCGACATCGTCGATCAGGTAATTGACCTTGGACGTGCCCGGTTCGCCGCCGACATTGTAATCAATCGTGTTGATGCTGATCCTGCCAGCGCCATCGCGCACGAAGGAGCCGACGAGGTTGCGATTGTCCTTGTCGCTGGCGGCATCGCGCAACAGCCAGTTTTCCTTGGAAAAGGAGGAGGATTCAGCAATGGAGCGGAACTGATCGCGGATCTCGTCCAGTTCGGTATTGATCTTGTCGCGTGAGGTGCCGCCTTCACGCGCCAGCACCAGACGCGCCTTCACATCCATCATCAGATCGGTCGACGTACTCATGCCACTTTCAGCCGTGTCCAGCACGCCAGCGGCCATGGACAAGGCATCCTGCACGGCAGACAAGGATCGATTGTCGGAGCGCATCGTCGTTGCAATCGACCAATAGGCGGCATCATCAGCCGCGGTAGCGACCCGGTAACCGGTCGTGACCCGCGCCTGACTATCATCGCGGCTGGACACTGTATGGCGCAGGCTTTGAAGCGCGGTATACGCCGCAACATTGGTGTTTTTACTCGTCATACGCTCACTCACATACTCAGTACAAAACGGGCTCAGTACAAAACGGGCTCAATACAAAACAGGCGAAACACAAGCCGTCCGCAATACTGGACGGCATGTCACCTCGCTGTCGCGAGGGCTGCAAACATCCAGTCACCCGACGACAACAGCAAACGGTTCGTGGATGCGCAGGCAACCACGTTCAACGGCTCCAAAGTCCGAATTTCCCCAACCAGACGCCTCCGCCAGACGTCCCCAAAAGACCGAATTTTCCAAAAGCGGATGGGTGATTTATAGGGCCGTTAAGGTTAAGTCCCACCCAAGGAAGATGGTGAACGGAGGATAAAGAACGCGCTTTTGCGATTAACTTTCTGGATTTTGCCCTTCGTTGCAGACACCGCAGCGACGAGAGCATCGTGCGGCAAAACCGAAACAGAACGATGCTATCAACGATGAAAAAACGGCGCCCTCCGTCCTCCGCCCATTGACTTTCATGGGTGTCAATCGATATTCGATTGTAACGGCAATGGATTCTGCCGGGCACGACGCCGAACCGCTTCCTTGATGAAGCCGATGACTCCTACTCAACACGCCAAGGCGGAGGAGTAGAGTCATGTCCAGAATTTCCAGGCTGTTTTTTGCAATTGAATTTGCTGTTTTGGGAGCGTCAAAATGAGGACGATCCCGGCATTTCCTGACCTTCGCTTATTTATTGGTCTTCGTTTGCACCAGATCCGCAGCCTGGTGAAATGGATCGCCGTCACAATCCCGATGGCCGTCATGGTGGGCTCACTCGTCGCCCTGTTTCTGTGGAGCCTGGATGAGGCGACCCGGCTACGGTTTGCCTATCCCGATCTGATCTATGCCATGCCAATTGCCGGGTTTGCCATGGTCTGGGCCTATCAGCGTTTTGGTAAAGCGGCAGAAGGCGGCAATAACCTGATCGTCGAGCAGATCCACGAGCCGGGCGGCGGCGTGCCGTTGCGCATGGCGCCGTTCATTCTGGTCAGCACGGTGCTGACCCATCTGGTGGGCGGCTCTGCTGGGCGGGAAGGCACGGCGGTGCAGCTCGGCGGTAGCCTTGCCAGCGCCTTTGCAAAGCTCTTTCGGCTGGCACACGGCGATGTCCGCATCCTGCTGATGGCCGGAATTGCCGCTGGCTTCGGCGCCGTGTTCGGCACGCCGATTGCTGGCGCAGTGTTTGCCCTGGAAGTGCTGACCATTGGCCGGATGCAATATGAGGCCCTGCTCCCGGCTCTACTGGCTGCCGTGGTGGCCAACTGGACCTGTCAGGCCTGGGGGGCGAGCCATACCCATTACGTCATCGCCTATCTCAAGAACATGCCGGATAGCGGCGGGTTTCACCTGGATGCAATGATCATGCTCAAGGTGGTGTTTGCCGGAGCCGTATTTGGACTGGCGGCGCATGGTTTTGCCGAGATTTCGCATCTGGCAGGTGCTGCTTACAAAGCCTTGCTTCCCTCTGCACCCCTGCGTCCGGTGCTGGCCAGCGCCATTCTGCTTGCCTTGGTCTGGCTGCTCGGCACCCGCGATTATCTGGGGCTGGGCGTCTGGTCACCCAATCCGGGTGATATCACCATTCTCAGCTTTTTCCGCCCGGACCATGTGGATTACGCGAGTTGGGCCTGGAAGGCGCTGTTTACCGTCGTCACCCTCAGTGCCGGTTTCAAGGGCGGTGAAGTCACGCCGCTGTTCTTTATCGGAGCGGGGCTTGGCAATGCATTGGCGGGCCTGACCGGCGCGCCGACCGACCTGTTTGCTGGCCTCGGCTTCGTCGCCGTGTTTGCCGGGGCCACCAATACGCCGCTTGCCTGCATGATCATGGGCCTGGAGCTGTTCGGCGCCACCCATGCCGTCTA
The nucleotide sequence above comes from Agrobacterium vitis. Encoded proteins:
- a CDS encoding voltage-gated chloride channel family protein: MRTIPAFPDLRLFIGLRLHQIRSLVKWIAVTIPMAVMVGSLVALFLWSLDEATRLRFAYPDLIYAMPIAGFAMVWAYQRFGKAAEGGNNLIVEQIHEPGGGVPLRMAPFILVSTVLTHLVGGSAGREGTAVQLGGSLASAFAKLFRLAHGDVRILLMAGIAAGFGAVFGTPIAGAVFALEVLTIGRMQYEALLPALLAAVVANWTCQAWGASHTHYVIAYLKNMPDSGGFHLDAMIMLKVVFAGAVFGLAAHGFAEISHLAGAAYKALLPSAPLRPVLASAILLALVWLLGTRDYLGLGVWSPNPGDITILSFFRPDHVDYASWAWKALFTVVTLSAGFKGGEVTPLFFIGAGLGNALAGLTGAPTDLFAGLGFVAVFAGATNTPLACMIMGLELFGATHAVYLAVACFTAYLTSGHSSIYLSQRIGVPKHAAGHIPAGIAVRHLRVNRSAPSQEDNDKSRSSKSLGQTCSDDHQQGGPKCR
- a CDS encoding flagellin, encoding MTSKNTNVAAYTALQSLRHTVSSRDDSQARVTTGYRVATAADDAAYWSIATTMRSDNRSLSAVQDALSMAAGVLDTAESGMSTSTDLMMDVKARLVLAREGGTSRDKINTELDEIRDQFRSIAESSSFSKENWLLRDAASDKDNRNLVGSFVRDGAGRISINTIDYNVGGEPGTSKVNYLIDDVDGEGGILTGSGFATELGTAKTWVMFNGSKASTTHDEIRLEDSTTNADIDDMIKVVDAMAERMNGVASTLGAMSNRVEMQYEFSKDLQGSISKGVGNMVDTDMNLESSRLKALQAKEQLGIKSLSIVNTSVQSLSQLL